CGCCGCCATTCGATCCGGGGCTGTTTCGCTTCAACGAAGGCGCCTGCGACGCCAATGGCCGCTTCTGGATCGGCGTGATGTTCGATCCCCTGAAAGGATGCCCGCCGGCTCAACAGGGAAGGCTCCATAGTTTCACGTTTGATCAAGGGCTGCGCGACGAGCCGGATGAAGCCGAGTTGCACAACGGCATGGCTTGGAGCGGTGACGGCAAGACTTTCTTTCTGTCGCACAGTAATACAGGCGAGATTATCGCCTTTGATTACGAGGGAAACAGTGGCGCGATTTCGAACCGCCGGGTCTTCGCAACTGTGCCCGCCGAACTCGGCATCCCCGACGGCGCCGCGATCGATACGGAGGGCGGTTATTGGTCGGCGCTACATGGCGGCGGCAAGCTGCGTCGCTTTCGTCCCGACGGCTCCGTCGATCGCGACATCGACCTACCCGTCAGCCAGCCAACAATGCCTGCCTTCGCCGGTGAGGACCTCGCCACGCTCTACGTCACCAGTGCTTCGGATCAAATGAGAGCAGACGCAAAGGCAAGGGAGCCACAGGCAGGAGGGTTGTTTCGCTTCGACGCTGGTTGCCGCGGCATCTTGCGGCACTTTCTGGTATGCTGACGATTGTGCCAAGGAGGCTTTAATTCGCTGCCGAGTCAATCAGCGTTGAGTTGTGTCAAGACGAAGCATCCCGGCCAGCGGTGCGGAACAAAAGTAGGTCACTCGGATGGCCAGGTGCGATGCACGGCGGTGTCCGATGGGGCGGGTTTGGGATGAGGCGCGGAGATTTCAGTGTTTGTGGACCAACCGCGTCGTAGGTGGCCTGGATTTGCTTCACGTGCGTGGTATGCCCTTGCGTTCTCACGCCAAGCGCAAGCGCGGATCGCTCCGTATCGATATTTCTACTCTGAATTAACTGCCATCGGCCGTGGTCTCGTCGGGATCATGCAGCGCATCGGCCAGCCCTCGGTCATCGGCGAACTCGGCAGGGAAGTCGAAGAAGACAAGCAGAGTTTCCCGGTCCTTGGTCAGGCAGACAACCGCCTTCTCGTACTTGGCTGCGGCTCTCGTAGCCCGAGCTGCTGGCACGCATGCGCGAAGTTGTAGCGCGTGTTTATCACTCTCGCGTTCTGGACCTGGTTGTGCGAATGGGTTTCGTCTCGTCGCCCCTTCTGATCGTCGCACTCATCGTCAAAGATCAACTAACGGTAACTCGCCGCAGTGGACCGACGAGTAGACCCTGCGCTGCTGGAACTTGCGGCCCGACAGCACGTTTATACCGGACATGCTTTCAGTTTCAGGAGCTTTAGATGTCGAGCACCGATGGCGAGGATGTGATGGAGAACTTGACGGATAAAGCGACCTACGAGCGCCTCGAAAAGGATTTATCAGCCGTGAAAAACGATATTGCCGCACTGGCCGAGCAGGTCTCCGACGCGCTCAATGCGTTGACCGGCACCGCCAAAAAGCAGACTCGCCGCGGCTACAAGCAGGCCAGGGCCAACGTGGACTCCGTCCTCTCCGATGTGTCGGAGCGCGGCAACGCGGCCATCGACGCGGCGCAAAACGCCGTATCCTCGATCGAGGACACGCTCGAGGAGGCGATCCAGCAACGGCCCCTCGCCACAGTCGGACTTGCGATCGGACTGGGATTTTTGATCGGCGTGACCTGGCGCCGGTGATTTCTGGCGCCGGTGATTTCTGCGATCGGGTTGGCGCGGCCGCGGATATCCTGTGGTCGCCGCCGGCTTGGTCGCGCGAGCGGTTTATCCGAACAATTGATTTCGAATCGGGCGAGGCATTGATGTTTCAGCGGACAATCGATGACTTCAAGAAGAGCGCGGGCAACGCCCTGCAGCTCACGTCCCTCGCCATGGTGGCGATTATCGCCGGCTTCGTCGCAATCCTGTTCCTGTGTGCCGCCGCGTTTGTCTTCGTGCTCCAAAACTACGGCCTGATCGAGGCTTGCCTGACCGGTGCGGCGTTCTTCTACCTGATCACCCTGATCGCGGTGGTGATCTATACGATCCGACGAAATGCCATGAAGAAATGCGCGGCCAAGACAGCCAAGTCGGCGGCACAAAATCTTCTCGCCGATCCGATGCTGGTAACGGCGGGGCTTCAGCTGGTGCGCGCGATCGGCGTCAAGAAGCTGATTCCGATCCTGGCCGTCGGCGGCCTGGCGCTAGGGCTGCTCGTGGGCCGACGGGACCGAGGCGACGATGGCAATGCCAGCGACGACACCTGAATTCCGGACAACGACAAGAGTCAGGCAGGTCCGCTGTCTGCCATCGACTTCGGTTTCGCGTAACAAAAGTCAGGCGGCGGCGATTTGTGCGTCGTTGTGTTGGTTTGCAGATGTGCAAAACACTTACGTGGGGAGCGCTGGGCAAAATATGCCGGCGACGAAGTCTGGACCCTATGTTCGCGGTGCGCTGAAAGGCGGCCCGCCTCATGGTATGCAACGATCCGAGGATTGAGCCGTCTGGAGACGGCAGAGAGCCTCATGCATTGAAGACGGGCCACATGGATTCTATCATTTACGTTGGACTTGATGTGCACAAAGCGACCGTGTCGGTAGCAGTTGCCGGGGGCGGGCGGTCTGGCGAGATCCGCCAAATTGGCGTCTTTGCAAACCGCGCGGACGTGCTGACCAAGATGGTGGCGCGGCTGGTGCGTCCTGGGCTTCGCTTGAGCTTCTACGAAGCGGCCCCTTGTGGCTAGGGCTTGCATCGGTTGTTGACGGGGCTCGGGCATGACTGCGTGGTCATCGCGCCCTCGCTAATCCCGATCAAAGCGGGGTGACCGGGCGAAGACCGATCGGCGCGACGCGCTGATGCTGGCAAAGCTGCACCGAGCGGGCGAATTGACAGCTGTCTGGGTACCGGACGTCGCGCACGAAGCCATGCGGGATCTGGTTCGAGCACGAACGACGCCAGTGCGGGTACTGGGCAAGGCGCGCCAGCATCTCGGTGACTTTCTACTTCGCCATGCCAAGATCTTCGCGGGACAGGGAGCCTGGACGCTGGCCTACCGGCGCTGGCTCACGACGGTGCGGTTCGACCATCCGGCCCAGCAGATTGTGCTGCAGGACTACATCTACGCTGTCGAGGACGCCGAGAAACGAATTGCCCGCCTGATACAACAGATCGAGCAACTGCTGGAGGCATAGTCGATGGCACCGGTGGTGAAAGCGATCCAAGCAATGCGCGGCGTCGCCTTTATCAACGCCGTGACGCTCGTCGCGGAAATTGGAGACTTCACCCGCTTTGCCAACCCCCGTCAGCTCTCTGACGAATAAGGCGGGTTAGTCTTGGTATGAAGGCGCACAGGCTAGATGCATGCGCCCCCCAGACAACCGGAGGCAAATATGCCAGCTGCCCGGTTCATTTTGTTGGACGACGAGAACCATCCGTAGGCGGCTGCAATCCCGATGACCTCGACCATGCATCAAATCGTGCTGCGGATTCCGCTTTATCGGCTTTTTGCAGCAAGGCGTCTCGATAGGGACCTGGCTCCAGTTCGTTCGCCTGCTCGCGCGTCTTTTTGGCCCAAGCTGTAAGGCGATCCTGAAGGGTCAGTTGCTTGAAACCACGACGGTCCGCCATTGTCGTTATTCCTTCTCGCACCAGGCCAAAGGCCGCCGGGACGGATAATGCGTCGGGGGAGGCTGGGTTCCGATCTCGCCAGCGGCGTGTTGTCCATCCGCAATAAAAACGGCCACCAAAATGGGCGGCCTGCCGGTTTGGGAATATAGATTGGTAGAGAAAAAATATGGCGCCGGCTACCGATATATATATGTCAGCGACAGGTCGAGATGGTTCATGCCGCAAGATCAATAACCGCCGGCGAGGGGGCGCCACCGGCGGGTTCGGGTTGGGCTTCGTGGATGCGACAGAGATTGTAGTGCGCGACCTACAGCGCGACCGCGTCCTCCAGGTAACCGAAAGCCCGCCCCTCGGCGCTGGCCTTTGTTTGTGCCTTGAAAAGGAACGTCGATTACCGACCAACCAGCGCGGTCGCGCGCTTTACGCCCTGCGCAAGCGCGCGCCGCCTTGCCGACTTGCCTCGCTCATCTCTTGAATGTTCGATTGAAGCGGCATATACATGGCATATACAAAGGGATTCCATCGATGGCACAAGCCGGATCGACCCAGCGCCGCGAGGCAAAACTTTTTCGCAACAATCGCAGTCAGGCGGTCCGCATTCCCGTGGAATTCGAACTGCCCGGGGAGAAAGTATTGATCAGCCGCGAGGGCAATCGGCTCATCATTGAGCCCGCGCCCCAGGGAGCGGGGTTGCTTGCGGTCCTCGCCACTTGGGAGCCTCTGAACGAAGAATTTCCGGACGTCGATAAGGGGCTGCAGCCCCTGACGGATGTCGAACTGTGACGGCTATACGCTACATGCTGGACACGAACATCGTTTCAGACTTGATCCGAAATCCCGCCGGGAGAGTCGCCGGGCATCTCGCGTCGGTCGGTGATAATGGATTGGCTGTCAGCATTATTACTGCGGCCGAACTACGGTTCGGAGCTGCGAAGAGCCGATCCGCCAAACTGTTGTCTCGAGTTGAGGCAGCATTGCTAGCGCTTGCCGTCCTTCCATTTGATGTACCGGCGGACGCAGAATACGCCGGCATCCGAGCCGAACTTGAGGCGGCTGGCCAAACGATAGGCCCAAACGACCTTCTCATTGCCGCGCACGCTTACAGCCTTGGGACGATCATGGTCACCGCGAATGTCGGCGAATTCAGCCGCATCCGCGGGTTGAAGGTAGAAAATTGGTTGGAGTAGGGCACGAGGAGTTTCGTGATGGCGCTGATCTTGTTGCACATCCGCGTCCATTAGGTGGTGTCTGGCAAAGTCATTATGGAACTTTAACTCTCCAACATTCTGACACAACAACAGAAGATCTTGTCATCGCCAATTAGGGAAGTCACGATTTGAGCCATTTAGAAATGTCACTCGGATCTGGGGAGATTAGCCGCCTTTCTTGAGGGTTAGGGGTGGAATTTGCTGGTTTCGAGAGGGCGGCGCGTGGAGCCTCCAGATCGCGCAACGCGACGCCCGGGTGCGCTGATCTAGCCGACTTTGAAAATATGGTTCTTCTGGCCCCGCCGACGTGGCGCCTTGGCCGAGCGCGACATGTCGAGCTGCTTCTGCTGCTCGGCAATGTAGGCCAGGATCGGCCCTAAGCGCTTGTTCTCGACAATGGCAGCCTGGTTGACCTGCGGCCGCTTGTCGAAGGTGCGATAGGGCAGATCAATCCCATTATGGCGGATCGCAAGCCGCCCGTCGGGATAATCGACCACGGTCACGCGCTTGCGGGCCAGCGGCCTAGTGATCGGCGTCGGATCCAGCATGAACAACACCTGGTCATACTGCAGCGTCAGGTTCATCGACACGGTGCGCTCTTCTTTCCAGGCAAACGCATCGTCGAGATCGTCATGCTCGGCGAGGGTGCGATGAACATTCTGCGCGTTGAACGGGGCCTTGGCGAAGCGGGTATTGTAGGCCTCCATGAAGGCCGGCAGGAATGCGTTGCCAGCTTCGATCGTGTCGATGCCGCAAAGCCGCATCTCCTTCACCAGCCGGTCCTGCAGCGTGCCATTGGCCCGTTCGACCCGCCCCTTGGCCTGTGAGGAGTTGGCGCAGATGATATCGATGTTCATGGCGTGCAAGGCACGGCCGAACTGGGTCATGCCATCACCGCCCACCGCGTCCTTCTTGTTGACCCGGAACACCCCATGCTTATCCGAGTAGAACGCGACCGGCTTGCCATAGCGTTCCAGATAAGTGCGCGTCGCTGCAAAATAATCGAACGTGCTCTCGCTCTGGACGAACTGCAGATGCATCAGTCGGCTGGTGGCATCGTCAATGTAGACGAGCAGGGTACATTTGGGGCCACGGCCCTCGAACCACCAGTGCTCCGACCCGTCGATCTGAATCAGCTCGCCAACGCAGTCGCGCCGGTACCGCGGCTGATGCACTGGCTTCAATCGTGCCCGGCGATCCTTCCAAAGATCCGCCGCGATCATCCATTGCCGCACCGTCTCGCGCGCCAGGCAGATGCCATGAAGCTCCGCAAGCTTCTCAGAGGCCAGCGTCGGTCCGAAATCGTTGTAACGCTCCCGGATGATTCCAATCGCCGTATCACGCAAATCCGCGGGATAGGAGCGGTTGCTCGGACGGCCACGCCGCCGTGAAACCAGGGCCTCAGCCCCATGCCGCTTGTACGACTTGGCCAACCGATAGATCTGACGCCGGCCCAAACCCATCAACGTCGCCGCCGCAGCAACCTTGATCCGACCCGCCGCTAAATCCTGCAAGACGTCCATCCGGTCGATCTCCGTCCGGCTCATCGTAATCACCGTCATCGGCCCAGTGCTCCCCAACCAAAACCGTGGAGAGTGTCATCTCTAACTGGGCCAACCGTGACTTCTCTATCTGGCGTCTACAGATCTGATTCGCATAATGTGGATTATGGAATATATTCCTAATTCTTACAAAGTCAGTCCGAAGCAGGGAGATGGTTTTTCCAAAAATTTTATCGCAGGCGGACGTACGTGTCTTGTTCAATGCTCCGAGCATTTCGGGGCCCAATGATACCACGGACGCGAAATTCCAAGAAGCACGGATATCTCTATTTTATCACAAATTAGCGCGGGTGAGCTGCCGCCGTTTTTTGATTTAGGGCGGCGTAACCCTAACAATGCTCAATGGCAAAATGCAAAAAACGAAGCTCAGCGCGGATCGATCATCGCTGGTTCAAGTTTATATCGCCTGCACGTGGCAGCCGAGGCTGGCGCACACGGATGCACGCAGGTGCGTCGGACAAAGCAGAAAAAGTTCGTCCGCGCGCTCGAGGTCCAACAGACACCTAGCAGTCCATGACGGAGCGGGGTTCAGAGAATGAGCTTTACCCGAATTGCTGTGGCGATGGCATGAGCCTTGTTTACCGCACCAAGCTTTGCGCGGGCCGCCGTGATGTGCTTGGTCACGGTAGATCGTGAGATTCCAAGAATTACCGAAATCTCCCAATCCGTCTTTCCCTCGCCCGCCCAAAGTAAGCAATCCCATTCGCGCGGGGTCAGAGTGTCACCGACGCGGCGGCGCCAGGTCGCGATGTGGTGGAGATGTCGTCCTACGACATAGGTGGCAGCGAAGTTCAGTACTGACAGATCAGCGGAATGAGGCAGTTTCCCCGGTCCCCCGAAAGACAACGCTGCGACGTCGCCCTCCATTGTGGAAATGGGTACGACATAGCCGTCGCGAAGCCCGAATTCTGACGCTTCGCCTTGTACTAACCTGACATCGTCACGCTGAGGGCAGCGCTCATAGCCCTCGTGCCATGTGAACGGCGTCCGTTCATAAGAAAGCCGCTGGATGATCGGATCGCGAAATACATATCCATTACCTTCGTAGCGATCCAACCATCCCCTGGGAAGACGTTGGAACATGATCCGTGAACGCATTTCAGCCAATGGCACCGCACGGGTCGGCACGATCCCACCGAAGAGGCTTGTCAAGCCGAACGACGCCGCGATGCTTAACAGGCAATCTTCAACCTCCGCGGCAGATCT
The Nitrobacter sp. NHB1 genome window above contains:
- a CDS encoding transposase, with the protein product MAPVVKAIQAMRGVAFINAVTLVAEIGDFTRFANPRQLSDE
- a CDS encoding type II toxin-antitoxin system VapC family toxin, with translation MLDTNIVSDLIRNPAGRVAGHLASVGDNGLAVSIITAAELRFGAAKSRSAKLLSRVEAALLALAVLPFDVPADAEYAGIRAELEAAGQTIGPNDLLIAAHAYSLGTIMVTANVGEFSRIRGLKVENWLE
- a CDS encoding DUF883 family protein; this encodes MSSTDGEDVMENLTDKATYERLEKDLSAVKNDIAALAEQVSDALNALTGTAKKQTRRGYKQARANVDSVLSDVSERGNAAIDAAQNAVSSIEDTLEEAIQQRPLATVGLAIGLGFLIGVTWRR
- a CDS encoding SMP-30/gluconolactonase/LRE family protein, translating into MTIETVLDCQATIGESATWVADEHALYWIDVKAPALHRYCPDNEATRSWPMTSDIGGFALTGDGRAVVALRQGLFRLDLDSGALDPLAPPPFDPGLFRFNEGACDANGRFWIGVMFDPLKGCPPAQQGRLHSFTFDQGLRDEPDEAELHNGMAWSGDGKTFFLSHSNTGEIIAFDYEGNSGAISNRRVFATVPAELGIPDGAAIDTEGGYWSALHGGGKLRRFRPDGSVDRDIDLPVSQPTMPAFAGEDLATLYVTSASDQMRADAKAREPQAGGLFRFDAGCRGILRHFLVC
- a CDS encoding antitoxin, translated to MPSMAQAGSTQRREAKLFRNNRSQAVRIPVEFELPGEKVLISREGNRLIIEPAPQGAGLLAVLATWEPLNEEFPDVDKGLQPLTDVEL
- a CDS encoding helix-turn-helix transcriptional regulator → MSDHFRHTVRFIEAVEQTRSAAEVEDCLLSIAASFGLTSLFGGIVPTRAVPLAEMRSRIMFQRLPRGWLDRYEGNGYVFRDPIIQRLSYERTPFTWHEGYERCPQRDDVRLVQGEASEFGLRDGYVVPISTMEGDVAALSFGGPGKLPHSADLSVLNFAATYVVGRHLHHIATWRRRVGDTLTPREWDCLLWAGEGKTDWEISVILGISRSTVTKHITAARAKLGAVNKAHAIATAIRVKLIL
- a CDS encoding ISNCY family transposase, with protein sequence MTVITMSRTEIDRMDVLQDLAAGRIKVAAAATLMGLGRRQIYRLAKSYKRHGAEALVSRRRGRPSNRSYPADLRDTAIGIIRERYNDFGPTLASEKLAELHGICLARETVRQWMIAADLWKDRRARLKPVHQPRYRRDCVGELIQIDGSEHWWFEGRGPKCTLLVYIDDATSRLMHLQFVQSESTFDYFAATRTYLERYGKPVAFYSDKHGVFRVNKKDAVGGDGMTQFGRALHAMNIDIICANSSQAKGRVERANGTLQDRLVKEMRLCGIDTIEAGNAFLPAFMEAYNTRFAKAPFNAQNVHRTLAEHDDLDDAFAWKEERTVSMNLTLQYDQVLFMLDPTPITRPLARKRVTVVDYPDGRLAIRHNGIDLPYRTFDKRPQVNQAAIVENKRLGPILAYIAEQQKQLDMSRSAKAPRRRGQKNHIFKVG